The nucleotide window TTGCGATTACCATTAGCCTACTCGCCTTGGTTGCCGTGATCGGTTTATGGATCGGTCATTGGAAGATCAAAGGTGTTGGTTTTGGTGTAGGCGGGGTGCTCTTTGGTGGGATCATTGTGGCGCATTTTACCAATCAATATGGATTGGCATTAGATACGCATACATTACATTTCGTGCAAGAATTCGGCTTGATCCTGTTTGTTTACACCATCGGGATTCAAGTCGGCCCCGGATTTTTTTCCTCGTTGCGCCGTTCAGGGTTGAAACTGAACGGTTTTGCATTTTTGATTGTCTTGCTGGGTGGGCTGACCGTGATTGGTATCCACAAATTCGCCAATGTGCCGTTAGACATTATTTTAGGGATTTACTCCGGTGCGGTAACTAACACGCCTTCTCTTGGTGCTGGACAGCAAATTTTGTCGGAACTTGGGGTCAACAGCACCACGGCAACTATGGGGATGGCCTATGCCATGGCGTACCCTTTCGGTATTTGCGGCATTTTGCTGACCATGTGGTTAGTGCGTTTGTGTTTCCATGTGAAAATTGATGAAGAGGAACAACATTTTCAACGTGAAAGCGGACAAGACAAAGAAACCTTGACCACGATGGACATTAAAGTCACAAATAAAAATTTGGATGGCTTGCGTTTAATTGCCGTGCCGGGATTTGGCGCCGGCGATGTGGTTTGTTCCCGTTTAAAACGTGGGGACAGTATGTGCGTCCCGAAAGCAGATACGGAAATTCATTTGGATGACGTATTGCATTTGGTGGGGGAAAATGAAGCCTTACAAAAAATGCGATTAATTATTGGCGATGAGCTTTCCGTTAAAATGACGACCGCCGGTGGCGATATTCGTTCCGAGCGGGTGGTAGTAACCAGCGAAAAAGTCTTAGGGAAAAAAATCAAATCACTGGGCATTCATCAAAAATACGGTGTCGTCATTTCTCGTTTAAACCGTGCCGGTGTGGAATTGGTGCCGACCGCCAATACGACTTTGCAGTTCGGTGACGTATTACACATGGTCGGACGCACCGATGTGATGAACAATGCCATTTCGGTGATCGGCAATGCGGCACAAAAATTACAACAAGTCCAAATGTTACCGGTATTTATCGGTATTGGCTTGGGTGTGCTTTTCGGCTCTATTCCTTTTTATATTCCCGGTTTTCCGGTGGCGTTAAAATTGGGCTTAGCCGGCGGGCCGTTAGTGATTGCCCTGATTTTGGCGCGTATCGGGACGATTGGTAAGCTATATTGGTTTATGCCACCAAGCGCTAACTTGGCGTTACGTGAGTTAGGGATTGTCTTGTTCTTGGCCGTGGTTGGGTTGAAATCCGGTGGCAGTTTTATGGACACCTTATTAAACGGAAGCGGGTTGGAATGGATGGGCTACGGCATCATTATTACGTTAGCGCCATTACTCATTACTGCGGTTATCGCTCGTTTATACAGCAAATTGAACTACCTTTCTTTGTGTGGCGTGCTTGCCGGCGCCATGACTGATCCTCCGGCATTAGCATTCGCGAATGCGATTAAAGAAGATAGCGGTGCCGCAGCGTTATCTTATGCCACCGTGTATCCGCTGGCGATGTTCTTGCGGATCATTTCTCCGCAGTTATTGGCCTTGTTACTGTGGAGTTTCACATAACGAGAAACGCGCATTTTTATGACCGCACTTTGTTTCACAAGATTTTATCGGAGCAAAAGTGCGGTTGTTTTTTTAGGTGATTTTGGGTCGTTCACTTCACAGAACAGGTAAGATCCAGTAAAATAAGCCGATTTTTTGCTAATACAAAAGGAAAAAAGATGAGCCTACCTATTTATAAAAGAATTTTGTTAAAACTCAGCGGAGAAGCCTTACAAGGCGATGAGGGTTTCGGCATTGATGCGTCTATTCTTGATAGAGTTGCGTTAGAAATCAAAGAACTGGTTGAAATGGGTGTTGAAGTGGGTGTCGTCTTAGGCGGGGGCAACTTATTCCGCGGTGCTAAATTGGCCAAAGCAGGGATGAACCGTGTGGTCGGCGACCATATGGGGATGCTTGCCACCGTCATGAACGGTTTGGCAATGCGTGATTCGCTTTTCCGTGCGGATGTGAATGCAAAATTAATGTCGGCATTTCAATTAAACGGCATTTGTGACACTTACAACTGGTCTGAAGCGATCAAAATGTTGCGTGAAAAACGCGTTGTGATTTTCTCCGGTGGTACAGGCAGTCCGTTTTTTACCACGGATTCCGCCGCATGCTTACGTGGCATCGAAATTGAAGCGGATGTCGTGTTAAAAGCAACGAAAGTGGATGGTGTATATGATTGTGATCCGGCAAAAAATGCAAATGCCATGCTTTATCCGCACCTTACTTATGCTGAAGTGATTGATAAAGAATTACAAGTCATGGACTTAGCGGCCTTTACCCTAGCTCGCGATCACGGTATGCCGATCCGCGTGTTCAATATGGGGAAACCGGGGGCGCTACGTCGCGTGATTACCGGCGAGCAAGAAGGCACACTCATTTGTGCAAAAGACTAGTTTAACGGTTTGATTTATTTAATAGAGAAGGAATTATCGTGATTAACGACATTAAAAAAGATGCGCAAGACCGCATGGAAAAAAGCCTTGAAGCGTTAAAAGGCCATATTGCAAAAATTCGTACCGGCCGTGCGCAACCAAGTTTGTTGGATGCGATTCAAGTGGATTATTACGGTTCTGCGACACCATTGCGTCAATTAGCCAATGTGGTGGCAGAAGATGCCCGTACTTTAGCGGTAACTGTGTTTGATCGTTCATTGATTCAAGCGGTAGAAAAAGCCATTTTAACCTCTGACTTAGGCTTGAACCCATCTTCTGCAGGTACAACGATTCGCGTGCCACTTCCACCGTTAACAGAAGAACGTCGCCGTGATTTGATTAAAATTGTGAAATCAGAAGGCGAGCAAGGCAAAGTCGCGATTCGTAACGTTCGCCGTGATGCGAACGATAAAATCAAAGCCTTGCTAAAAGACAAAGAAATCAGTGAAAACGATCAGCACAAAGCTGAAACCGAGATTCAACAAATTACCGATAAATTCATCAAAAAAGTCGATGAAGTGTTAGCGGAAAAAGAAAAAGAATTACTCGATTTCTAATCATAAGAACAGGTTAACATCAGACGCAGTGCCTTACTGCGTCTTTTCTTATATGGGCGGATGAGGTTTTCATGTTGCCCGAAAAATTGACAAAGTGCGGTCGAAATTTTATGCAAAAAAAACAAAAGGTCGTGATTCTTGGCGCGACAGGTTCCATCGGTAATAGCACCCTTTCGGTGATTGAACACAATCCGGAAAAATATGAGGCGTTTGCTTTCGTCGGGGGTTCCAATGTGGATGCGATGTTTGAAAAATGCGTGAAATTTCGACCGCACTTTGTTGCTTTGGCAAATGAAAGCGCAGCAAAACATTTGCGTGAGAAAGTGGCTGCGCATCAGCTTCCGACGCAAGTGTTAGCCGGCCAACAAGCGATTTGCGAATTAAGCGCACATCCTGATGCAGACATGGTCACGGCAGCGATTGTTGGTGCAGCCGGATTGTTGCCAACGTTGTCAGCAGTGAAAGCTGGCAAAAAAGTTCTGTTGGCAAATAAGGAAGCGTTGGTCACTTGCGGCCAGATTTTTATTGATGCGGTGAAACGCTATGGCGCGCAGTTATTGCCGGTAGATAGCGAACATAATGCGATTTTCCAATCTTTGCCTCCGCAGGCCCAACAACACATCGGATTTTGCCCGTTGGCAGACTTGGGTATCAGCAAAATTGTGTTGACGGGTTCCGGCGGGCCTTTCCGTTATACGGATTTAAGCGAATTTGACGGTATTACACCGGAACAGGCAGTGGCGCATCCTAACTGGTCTATGGGCAAGAAGATCTCTGTGGATTCCGCAACGATGATGAACAAGGGGTTGGAATATATTGAAGCCCGTTGGTTGTTTAATGCGACCGCCGATGAAATGGAAGTGATTATTCACCCGCAATCCATTATTCACTCCATGGTACGCTACATTGATGGTAGCGTTATTGCGCAAATGGGGAATCCTGATATGCGCACACCGATTGCGGAAACCATGGCATATCCGCACCGCACTTTTTCCGGCGTAGCTCCGTTAGATTTTTACCAATTAAACGGGCTGACTTTTTTAGCACCGGATTACCAACGTTATCCTTGTTTGAAACTGGCGATAGAAGCTTTTGCGGCAGGACAGTATGCGACTACTGCCATGAATGCGGCGAATGAAGTGGCCGTACAAGCCTTTTTAGATCGCCAAATTAAATTTACGGATATTGCCAAACTGAATCAGGCTGTCGTGGAACAAATGCCGTCGCAACAAATCAAACAGATTGATGATGTGCTGGAGGTGGATCGTGCTGCTCGTGAATATGCACGACAACAATTGGCACATTGGTCACACTGATATTTTGCATTGAGAAGGGATAATGACAGAATTAGATCGGAATAATATTCCGCAACACGTTGCCATTATTATGGACGGCAACGGGCGTTGGGCAAAGCAACAAGGAAAAATGCGCGTTTTTGGACATAAAAACGGCGTGGCGGCAGTACGTGAAGCTGTGTCTTATGCTCGCAAAATTGGGGTGAAATATTTAACCTTATATGCGTTTAGTAGCGAAAACTGGAACCGCCCCGAGCAGGAAGTGAGCGCATTGATGAATTTATTTATGCAAGCGCTTGATTTTGAAGTGAAAAAACTGCATAAAAATGACATTCGTTTGAAAATTTTAGGCGACATTTCCCGCTTTAGTGCTGGCTTGCAGGAAAAAATCAAAAAAGCGGAAAAATTAACGGAAAATAACACCGCACTTACGTTAAATATTGCCGCGAATTATGGCGGGCGCTGGGATATCGTTCAAGCGGCACAGCAGTTGGCAGAACAGGTTCAAGCGCAACAGCTCAACGTCGCAGACATTAATGAAGCTTTATTGCAACAACATTTGGTGACGAAAGATGAGCCTGAAGTGGATTTATTGATTCGTACCAGCGGTGAACAACGCATTAGCAATTTCTTATTGTGGCAAACAGCCTACGCAGAGCTATATTTTTCTGATGTACTGTGGCCGGATTTTAATGAAGCTGAGTTTCATCAGGCGATTTTATCTTATCAACAACGTCATCGCCGTTTTGGCGGAACCGAATAATTGAGGAATATATTGTGCTTAAACAACGAGTTATTTCGGCAATTGTGTTAATTGCCCTTGTCTTTACGGCGTTATTTTTATTCTCACCTTATTATTTTGCTCTCGCCTTGGGCGTTGTTGTGGTATTAGGTGTTTGGGAATGGACCCAGTTCTTTAATTTCAAACAACCAACCTTTTGGCGCTATGCCATCACAGGTTTAAGTGCTGCCTTTTTATTCCTCTGGATCTATGGGGAAGGCAATTATTTAGATGCCGGCCGGGTATTTGAACTGTATGCGCAGCCGATTTTATTAGGCGCAGTTATTTGGTGGCTGGTGGCCTTATTTTTTGTAGTGACCTACCCGAAAAGTAGTGCCGTTTGGGGAAAGCATTCCGTTTTACAATTCTTTTTCTGTTTCTTTACCCTTATTCCATTTTTAATTGGCGTATTATTACTACGTTTAGATCATTATGTGGCAGCGCCTTATCACGGCATTATGCTGTTGTTGTATGTGTTTGTTTTGGTTTGGGTGGCAGATTCCGGTGCTTATTTTGTCGGTCGTAAATTTGGTAAACACAAACTGGCACCAAAAGTTTCTCCGGGAAAATCTTGGCAAGGGGCGATTGGCGGTTTAGTGATGGCAGGCATTGTTGCAGCCATTTTTGTGAATATAGCACAACAACGTTTGACTGCGAATGTCTCATCTGAAGCCTTTATTGCTTTGTCAGTGGCAACCGTTGCCATTTCTATTTTAGGCGATTTAACGGAAAGTATGTTTAAACGCCAAAGCGGTATCAAAGATAGCAGTCATTTAATTCCGGGGCATGGCGGCATTTTGGATCGCATTGACAGCTTAACCGCTGCCGTTCCATTCTTTGCCTACTTCTATTTCTTTGTCTTATAGGATTGGCGATATGTCATTTTTGTGGTCAACCGTTTCATTTTTGATTGTGATTGCCGTTTTAGTGACGGTGCATGAATATGGCCATTTCTGGGCGGCACGAAAGTGCGGTGTAAAAGTCCATCGTTTTTCTATTGGTTTTGGCAAAGTCATTTGGTCGCGTACCGATAAACAAGGGACAGAATTTGCCGTGTCGGCCATTCCTCTAGGGGGCTATGTCAAAATGCTGGATGGACGCAATGAGGAGGTGCCTGAGACCTTAAAATCACAGGCCTTTGATTATAAAACGGTCGCTCAGCGCGCATTTATTATTGCCGCCGGTCCGCTTGCGAATTTCTTGTTTGCGATTTTTGCTTA belongs to Aggregatibacter sp. 2125159857 and includes:
- the pyrH gene encoding UMP kinase — its product is MSLPIYKRILLKLSGEALQGDEGFGIDASILDRVALEIKELVEMGVEVGVVLGGGNLFRGAKLAKAGMNRVVGDHMGMLATVMNGLAMRDSLFRADVNAKLMSAFQLNGICDTYNWSEAIKMLREKRVVIFSGGTGSPFFTTDSAACLRGIEIEADVVLKATKVDGVYDCDPAKNANAMLYPHLTYAEVIDKELQVMDLAAFTLARDHGMPIRVFNMGKPGALRRVITGEQEGTLICAKD
- a CDS encoding phosphatidate cytidylyltransferase, with protein sequence MLKQRVISAIVLIALVFTALFLFSPYYFALALGVVVVLGVWEWTQFFNFKQPTFWRYAITGLSAAFLFLWIYGEGNYLDAGRVFELYAQPILLGAVIWWLVALFFVVTYPKSSAVWGKHSVLQFFFCFFTLIPFLIGVLLLRLDHYVAAPYHGIMLLLYVFVLVWVADSGAYFVGRKFGKHKLAPKVSPGKSWQGAIGGLVMAGIVAAIFVNIAQQRLTANVSSEAFIALSVATVAISILGDLTESMFKRQSGIKDSSHLIPGHGGILDRIDSLTAAVPFFAYFYFFVL
- the ispC gene encoding 1-deoxy-D-xylulose-5-phosphate reductoisomerase — its product is MQKKQKVVILGATGSIGNSTLSVIEHNPEKYEAFAFVGGSNVDAMFEKCVKFRPHFVALANESAAKHLREKVAAHQLPTQVLAGQQAICELSAHPDADMVTAAIVGAAGLLPTLSAVKAGKKVLLANKEALVTCGQIFIDAVKRYGAQLLPVDSEHNAIFQSLPPQAQQHIGFCPLADLGISKIVLTGSGGPFRYTDLSEFDGITPEQAVAHPNWSMGKKISVDSATMMNKGLEYIEARWLFNATADEMEVIIHPQSIIHSMVRYIDGSVIAQMGNPDMRTPIAETMAYPHRTFSGVAPLDFYQLNGLTFLAPDYQRYPCLKLAIEAFAAGQYATTAMNAANEVAVQAFLDRQIKFTDIAKLNQAVVEQMPSQQIKQIDDVLEVDRAAREYARQQLAHWSH
- a CDS encoding putative transporter codes for the protein MSDIAITISLLALVAVIGLWIGHWKIKGVGFGVGGVLFGGIIVAHFTNQYGLALDTHTLHFVQEFGLILFVYTIGIQVGPGFFSSLRRSGLKLNGFAFLIVLLGGLTVIGIHKFANVPLDIILGIYSGAVTNTPSLGAGQQILSELGVNSTTATMGMAYAMAYPFGICGILLTMWLVRLCFHVKIDEEEQHFQRESGQDKETLTTMDIKVTNKNLDGLRLIAVPGFGAGDVVCSRLKRGDSMCVPKADTEIHLDDVLHLVGENEALQKMRLIIGDELSVKMTTAGGDIRSERVVVTSEKVLGKKIKSLGIHQKYGVVISRLNRAGVELVPTANTTLQFGDVLHMVGRTDVMNNAISVIGNAAQKLQQVQMLPVFIGIGLGVLFGSIPFYIPGFPVALKLGLAGGPLVIALILARIGTIGKLYWFMPPSANLALRELGIVLFLAVVGLKSGGSFMDTLLNGSGLEWMGYGIIITLAPLLITAVIARLYSKLNYLSLCGVLAGAMTDPPALAFANAIKEDSGAAALSYATVYPLAMFLRIISPQLLALLLWSFT
- the frr gene encoding ribosome recycling factor, yielding MINDIKKDAQDRMEKSLEALKGHIAKIRTGRAQPSLLDAIQVDYYGSATPLRQLANVVAEDARTLAVTVFDRSLIQAVEKAILTSDLGLNPSSAGTTIRVPLPPLTEERRRDLIKIVKSEGEQGKVAIRNVRRDANDKIKALLKDKEISENDQHKAETEIQQITDKFIKKVDEVLAEKEKELLDF
- the uppS gene encoding polyprenyl diphosphate synthase; the protein is MTELDRNNIPQHVAIIMDGNGRWAKQQGKMRVFGHKNGVAAVREAVSYARKIGVKYLTLYAFSSENWNRPEQEVSALMNLFMQALDFEVKKLHKNDIRLKILGDISRFSAGLQEKIKKAEKLTENNTALTLNIAANYGGRWDIVQAAQQLAEQVQAQQLNVADINEALLQQHLVTKDEPEVDLLIRTSGEQRISNFLLWQTAYAELYFSDVLWPDFNEAEFHQAILSYQQRHRRFGGTE